Proteins encoded by one window of Musa acuminata AAA Group cultivar baxijiao chromosome BXJ2-9, Cavendish_Baxijiao_AAA, whole genome shotgun sequence:
- the LOC135623130 gene encoding probable WRKY transcription factor 43 — MEKYPILFPAQQSSSSSTSFPQTSEMLGSTHVFGSLHGGNSSGLLGLKDFEGRGMSPQGGGAHHMKSLASSMENETRPDKKKEKKVRRPRYAFQTRSQVDILDDGYRWRKYGQKAVKNNKFPRSYYRCTHQGCNVKKQVQRLSRDESIVVTTYEGMHSHPIEKPNDNFEDILNQMQIYSNF, encoded by the exons ATGGAGAAGTATCCCATCCTATTTCCTGCGCAGCAATCGTCTTCCTCTTCTACTTCGTTTCCACAAACCTCCGAGATGCTCGGCAGCACCCACGTCTTTGGCAGTCTCCACGGTGGCAACTCGAGTGGTCTCTTGGGGCTGAAGGATTTTGAGGGCAGGGGTATGAGCCCGCAAGGAGGCGGAGCTCACCACATGAAATCCTTGGCTTCGTCGATGGAGAACGAGACGAGGCCAgacaagaagaaggagaagaaggtgaGGAGGCCGCGGTATGCCTTCCAAACTAGGAGCCAAGTGGATATACTCGACGACGGCTATCGTTGGAGGAAGTATGGGCAGAAGGCAGTGAAGAACAACAAGTTCCCTAg AAGCTACTACCGGTGCACGCATCAAGGTTGCAACGTGAAGAAGCAAGTCCAGCGACTGTCGAGGGACGAAAGCATCGTGGTGACGACCTACGAAGGAATGCATAGCCATCCGATAGAGAAACCCAATGACAACTTCGAGGACATACTAAACCAAATGCAAATCTACTCCAACTTTTAA